Proteins encoded together in one Telopea speciosissima isolate NSW1024214 ecotype Mountain lineage chromosome 6, Tspe_v1, whole genome shotgun sequence window:
- the LOC122666307 gene encoding deSI-like protein At4g17486 isoform X6: MRPFLSRSLATKEQSNGRGNRVQLYLNVYDLTPINNYLYWFGLGIYHSGIEVHGMEYAFGAHEYPTSGVFEVEPRCCPGFVFRRSVLLGSTDMSRSEFRLFMEHFAGKYHGDSYHLIAKNCNHFTDDVCMRLTGKPIPGWVNRLARLGSFCNCLLPENIQVTAIRHLPDHPAYSAEDSEEDSDHHLLASPNGDVAFINERPMRLAKELL; encoded by the exons ATGCGCCCGTTTTTGTCGCGCTCGTTAGCTACGAAGGAGCAGAGTAATGGAAGAGGCAATCGTGTTCAGTTGTACCTCAATGTCTATGATCTAACGCCCATAAACAACTACCTTTACTGGTTTGGGCTTGGAATCTACCACTCCGGAATTGAAG TACATGGTATGGAGTATGCATTTGGAGCCCATGAGTACCCTACAAGTGGAGTGTTTGAGGTGGAGCCAAGATGCTGTCCTGGTTTTGTCTTCCGACGGTCAGTGCTATTGGGCAGTACTGATATGTCCCGTTCAGAGTTCCGGTTATTCATGGAACATTTTGCTGGAAAATATCATGGGGATTCCTATCATTTGATTGCAAAGAACTGCAACCATTTTACTGATGATGTTTGCATGCGTCTCACTGGAAAACCTATTCCTGGTTGGGTGAATCGGTTAGCTAGATTAG GTTCCTTTTGCAACTGTCTACTACCAGAGAATATTCAGGTTACAGCAATTAGGCATCTACCTGATCATCCAGCATATTCTG CAGAAGACAGTGAGGAGGACTCAGATCATCACCTGCTTGCTTCGCCAAATGGTGACGTGGCATTTATAAATGAGAGACCAATGAGGCTTGCAAAGGAGCTTCTATGA
- the LOC122666307 gene encoding deSI-like protein At4g17486 isoform X2 yields MRPFLSRSLATKEQSNGRGNRVQLYLNVYDLTPINNYLYWFGLGIYHSGIEVHGMEYAFGAHEYPTSGVFEVEPRCCPGFVFRRSVLLGSTDMSRSEFRLFMEHFAGKYHGDSYHLIAKNCNHFTDDVCMRLTGKPIPGWVNRLARLVSGSFCNCLLPENIQVTAIRHLPDHPAYSDGSDSIASSAAEDSEEDSDHHLLASPNGDVAFINERPMRLAKELL; encoded by the exons ATGCGCCCGTTTTTGTCGCGCTCGTTAGCTACGAAGGAGCAGAGTAATGGAAGAGGCAATCGTGTTCAGTTGTACCTCAATGTCTATGATCTAACGCCCATAAACAACTACCTTTACTGGTTTGGGCTTGGAATCTACCACTCCGGAATTGAAG TACATGGTATGGAGTATGCATTTGGAGCCCATGAGTACCCTACAAGTGGAGTGTTTGAGGTGGAGCCAAGATGCTGTCCTGGTTTTGTCTTCCGACGGTCAGTGCTATTGGGCAGTACTGATATGTCCCGTTCAGAGTTCCGGTTATTCATGGAACATTTTGCTGGAAAATATCATGGGGATTCCTATCATTTGATTGCAAAGAACTGCAACCATTTTACTGATGATGTTTGCATGCGTCTCACTGGAAAACCTATTCCTGGTTGGGTGAATCGGTTAGCTAGATTAG TTTCAGGTTCCTTTTGCAACTGTCTACTACCAGAGAATATTCAGGTTACAGCAATTAGGCATCTACCTGATCATCCAGCATATTCTG ATGGGTCTGATTCTATTGCGTCATCAGCAGCAGAAGACAGTGAGGAGGACTCAGATCATCACCTGCTTGCTTCGCCAAATGGTGACGTGGCATTTATAAATGAGAGACCAATGAGGCTTGCAAAGGAGCTTCTATGA
- the LOC122666307 gene encoding deSI-like protein At4g17486 isoform X7, whose protein sequence is MRPFLSRSLATKEQSNGRGNRVQLYLNVYDLTPINNYLYWFGLGIYHSGIEVHGMEYAFGAHEYPTSGVFEVEPRCCPGFVFRRSVLLGSTDMSRSEFRLFMEHFAGKYHGDSYHLIAKNCNHFTDDVCMRLTGKPIPGWVNRLARLEDGSDSIASSAAEDSEEDSDHHLLASPNGDVAFINERPMRLAKELL, encoded by the exons ATGCGCCCGTTTTTGTCGCGCTCGTTAGCTACGAAGGAGCAGAGTAATGGAAGAGGCAATCGTGTTCAGTTGTACCTCAATGTCTATGATCTAACGCCCATAAACAACTACCTTTACTGGTTTGGGCTTGGAATCTACCACTCCGGAATTGAAG TACATGGTATGGAGTATGCATTTGGAGCCCATGAGTACCCTACAAGTGGAGTGTTTGAGGTGGAGCCAAGATGCTGTCCTGGTTTTGTCTTCCGACGGTCAGTGCTATTGGGCAGTACTGATATGTCCCGTTCAGAGTTCCGGTTATTCATGGAACATTTTGCTGGAAAATATCATGGGGATTCCTATCATTTGATTGCAAAGAACTGCAACCATTTTACTGATGATGTTTGCATGCGTCTCACTGGAAAACCTATTCCTGGTTGGGTGAATCGGTTAGCTAGATTAG AAGATGGGTCTGATTCTATTGCGTCATCAGCAGCAGAAGACAGTGAGGAGGACTCAGATCATCACCTGCTTGCTTCGCCAAATGGTGACGTGGCATTTATAAATGAGAGACCAATGAGGCTTGCAAAGGAGCTTCTATGA
- the LOC122666307 gene encoding deSI-like protein At4g17486 isoform X1, whose protein sequence is MRPFLSRSLATKEQSNGRGNRVQLYLNVYDLTPINNYLYWFGLGIYHSGIEVHGMEYAFGAHEYPTSGVFEVEPRCCPGFVFRRSVLLGSTDMSRSEFRLFMEHFAGKYHGDSYHLIAKNCNHFTDDVCMRLTGKPIPGWVNRLARLVSGSFCNCLLPENIQVTAIRHLPDHPAYSEDGSDSIASSAAEDSEEDSDHHLLASPNGDVAFINERPMRLAKELL, encoded by the exons ATGCGCCCGTTTTTGTCGCGCTCGTTAGCTACGAAGGAGCAGAGTAATGGAAGAGGCAATCGTGTTCAGTTGTACCTCAATGTCTATGATCTAACGCCCATAAACAACTACCTTTACTGGTTTGGGCTTGGAATCTACCACTCCGGAATTGAAG TACATGGTATGGAGTATGCATTTGGAGCCCATGAGTACCCTACAAGTGGAGTGTTTGAGGTGGAGCCAAGATGCTGTCCTGGTTTTGTCTTCCGACGGTCAGTGCTATTGGGCAGTACTGATATGTCCCGTTCAGAGTTCCGGTTATTCATGGAACATTTTGCTGGAAAATATCATGGGGATTCCTATCATTTGATTGCAAAGAACTGCAACCATTTTACTGATGATGTTTGCATGCGTCTCACTGGAAAACCTATTCCTGGTTGGGTGAATCGGTTAGCTAGATTAG TTTCAGGTTCCTTTTGCAACTGTCTACTACCAGAGAATATTCAGGTTACAGCAATTAGGCATCTACCTGATCATCCAGCATATTCTG AAGATGGGTCTGATTCTATTGCGTCATCAGCAGCAGAAGACAGTGAGGAGGACTCAGATCATCACCTGCTTGCTTCGCCAAATGGTGACGTGGCATTTATAAATGAGAGACCAATGAGGCTTGCAAAGGAGCTTCTATGA
- the LOC122666307 gene encoding deSI-like protein At4g17486 isoform X4, whose protein sequence is MRPFLSRSLATKEQSNGRGNRVQLYLNVYDLTPINNYLYWFGLGIYHSGIEVHGMEYAFGAHEYPTSGVFEVEPRCCPGFVFRRSVLLGSTDMSRSEFRLFMEHFAGKYHGDSYHLIAKNCNHFTDDVCMRLTGKPIPGWVNRLARLGSFCNCLLPENIQVTAIRHLPDHPAYSDGSDSIASSAAEDSEEDSDHHLLASPNGDVAFINERPMRLAKELL, encoded by the exons ATGCGCCCGTTTTTGTCGCGCTCGTTAGCTACGAAGGAGCAGAGTAATGGAAGAGGCAATCGTGTTCAGTTGTACCTCAATGTCTATGATCTAACGCCCATAAACAACTACCTTTACTGGTTTGGGCTTGGAATCTACCACTCCGGAATTGAAG TACATGGTATGGAGTATGCATTTGGAGCCCATGAGTACCCTACAAGTGGAGTGTTTGAGGTGGAGCCAAGATGCTGTCCTGGTTTTGTCTTCCGACGGTCAGTGCTATTGGGCAGTACTGATATGTCCCGTTCAGAGTTCCGGTTATTCATGGAACATTTTGCTGGAAAATATCATGGGGATTCCTATCATTTGATTGCAAAGAACTGCAACCATTTTACTGATGATGTTTGCATGCGTCTCACTGGAAAACCTATTCCTGGTTGGGTGAATCGGTTAGCTAGATTAG GTTCCTTTTGCAACTGTCTACTACCAGAGAATATTCAGGTTACAGCAATTAGGCATCTACCTGATCATCCAGCATATTCTG ATGGGTCTGATTCTATTGCGTCATCAGCAGCAGAAGACAGTGAGGAGGACTCAGATCATCACCTGCTTGCTTCGCCAAATGGTGACGTGGCATTTATAAATGAGAGACCAATGAGGCTTGCAAAGGAGCTTCTATGA
- the LOC122666307 gene encoding deSI-like protein At4g17486 isoform X5, translating into MRPFLSRSLATKEQSNGRGNRVQLYLNVYDLTPINNYLYWFGLGIYHSGIEVHGMEYAFGAHEYPTSGVFEVEPRCCPGFVFRRSVLLGSTDMSRSEFRLFMEHFAGKYHGDSYHLIAKNCNHFTDDVCMRLTGKPIPGWVNRLARLVSGSFCNCLLPENIQVTAIRHLPDHPAYSAEDSEEDSDHHLLASPNGDVAFINERPMRLAKELL; encoded by the exons ATGCGCCCGTTTTTGTCGCGCTCGTTAGCTACGAAGGAGCAGAGTAATGGAAGAGGCAATCGTGTTCAGTTGTACCTCAATGTCTATGATCTAACGCCCATAAACAACTACCTTTACTGGTTTGGGCTTGGAATCTACCACTCCGGAATTGAAG TACATGGTATGGAGTATGCATTTGGAGCCCATGAGTACCCTACAAGTGGAGTGTTTGAGGTGGAGCCAAGATGCTGTCCTGGTTTTGTCTTCCGACGGTCAGTGCTATTGGGCAGTACTGATATGTCCCGTTCAGAGTTCCGGTTATTCATGGAACATTTTGCTGGAAAATATCATGGGGATTCCTATCATTTGATTGCAAAGAACTGCAACCATTTTACTGATGATGTTTGCATGCGTCTCACTGGAAAACCTATTCCTGGTTGGGTGAATCGGTTAGCTAGATTAG TTTCAGGTTCCTTTTGCAACTGTCTACTACCAGAGAATATTCAGGTTACAGCAATTAGGCATCTACCTGATCATCCAGCATATTCTG CAGAAGACAGTGAGGAGGACTCAGATCATCACCTGCTTGCTTCGCCAAATGGTGACGTGGCATTTATAAATGAGAGACCAATGAGGCTTGCAAAGGAGCTTCTATGA
- the LOC122666269 gene encoding nudix hydrolase 8-like translates to MGQHLFDLRTLSAPKIACSVGRTCSNVFPGHLGGVKFTRQFCSCRVIFLKASYSNTRTSNQAFNSVDQEKFAVANGSCQIFGGNGVCSIPFSRETRVLDAFEDEYEGIVVNSERLPSNSRAFASILQSSLSRWKREGKKGVWLKLPVEQSELVPIAVKQGFQYHHAEREYIMLTYWIPGGPGLLPANASHQVGVGGFALNDKNEVLVVQEKHCAPEFVGSWKLPTGFILESEEIFTGVVREVKEETGIDTQFEEVIAFRHAHNVAFRKSDLFFICMLRPLSTEIKVDDLEIQAAKWMPLTEFLRQPIIQGDSMFKKIIDICIARLKKRYCALAAHQVISKFDGKSSSLYYNVVEATDFNCLGG, encoded by the exons atgGGGCAGCACTTGTTTGATTTGAGGACGTTATCTGCTCCGAAGATAGCATGCTCGGTGGGGAGAACTTGCTCAAATGTGTTTCCGGGACATCTGGGTGGTGTTAAATTCACACGACAGTTCTGTTCTTGCAGAG TTATTTTTCTGAAGGCTTCTTATTCAAATACAAGAACTTCAAACCAAGCTTTCAATTCAGTTGACCAAGAAAAATTTGCGGTGGCAAATGGTTCATGTCAGATCTTTGGAGGAAATGGGGTGTGCTCAATTCCTTTTTCCAGAGAAACACGTGTACTGGATGCCTTTGAAGATGAATATGAAGGAATTGTTGTTAATTCAGAAAGATTACCATCTAATTCACGTGCCTTTGCTTCTATCCTGcagtcttctctttctcggtGGAAACGAGAG GGAAAGAAGGGAGTTTGGCTCAAGTTACCCGTGGAACAATCTGAGCTTGTTCCTATTGCAGTGAAG CAAGGTTTCCAGTACCACCATGCAGAGCGAGAATACATAATGTTAACATACTGGATTCCTGGAGGACCTGGTCTGCTTCCTGCTAATGCTTCACATCAAGTGGGAGTTGGAGGATTTGCtctaaatgacaaaaatgag GTCCTTGTTGTTCAAGAGAAGCATTGTGCCCCAGAGTTTGTTGGCTCTTGGAAATTACCAACAGGTTTCATTCTTGAG TCAGAGGAGATTTTTACTGGAGTAGTGAGAGAAGTCAAGGAGGAAACTGGT ATTGATACACAATTTGAGGAAGTGATTGCTTTTAG ACATGCACACAATGTGGCTTTCAGAAAATCAGATTTGTTCTTCATATGCATGCTAAGACCGTTATCAACTGAGATCAAAGTAGATGACCTTGAAATTCAAGCTGCCAAG TGGATGCCGCTGACTGAATTTCTGAGGCAACCAATCATCCAAGGGGACAGTATGTTCAAGAAAATCATTGATATCTGCATTGCACGACTGAAGAAACGTTATTGTGCATTAGCTGCCCATCAAGTGATCTCAAAGTTTGATGGAAAGTCATCCTCCCTGTATTACAATGTTGTTGAGGCTACAGATTTCAACTGTCTAGGTGGTTAA
- the LOC122666307 gene encoding deSI-like protein At4g17486 isoform X3, producing the protein MRPFLSRSLATKEQSNGRGNRVQLYLNVYDLTPINNYLYWFGLGIYHSGIEVHGMEYAFGAHEYPTSGVFEVEPRCCPGFVFRRSVLLGSTDMSRSEFRLFMEHFAGKYHGDSYHLIAKNCNHFTDDVCMRLTGKPIPGWVNRLARLGSFCNCLLPENIQVTAIRHLPDHPAYSEDGSDSIASSAAEDSEEDSDHHLLASPNGDVAFINERPMRLAKELL; encoded by the exons ATGCGCCCGTTTTTGTCGCGCTCGTTAGCTACGAAGGAGCAGAGTAATGGAAGAGGCAATCGTGTTCAGTTGTACCTCAATGTCTATGATCTAACGCCCATAAACAACTACCTTTACTGGTTTGGGCTTGGAATCTACCACTCCGGAATTGAAG TACATGGTATGGAGTATGCATTTGGAGCCCATGAGTACCCTACAAGTGGAGTGTTTGAGGTGGAGCCAAGATGCTGTCCTGGTTTTGTCTTCCGACGGTCAGTGCTATTGGGCAGTACTGATATGTCCCGTTCAGAGTTCCGGTTATTCATGGAACATTTTGCTGGAAAATATCATGGGGATTCCTATCATTTGATTGCAAAGAACTGCAACCATTTTACTGATGATGTTTGCATGCGTCTCACTGGAAAACCTATTCCTGGTTGGGTGAATCGGTTAGCTAGATTAG GTTCCTTTTGCAACTGTCTACTACCAGAGAATATTCAGGTTACAGCAATTAGGCATCTACCTGATCATCCAGCATATTCTG AAGATGGGTCTGATTCTATTGCGTCATCAGCAGCAGAAGACAGTGAGGAGGACTCAGATCATCACCTGCTTGCTTCGCCAAATGGTGACGTGGCATTTATAAATGAGAGACCAATGAGGCTTGCAAAGGAGCTTCTATGA